One Mycolicibacterium goodii genomic region harbors:
- a CDS encoding MFS transporter gives MSSGVQTGTITTQVPSRLDRLPWSRFHWRVVLGLGGVWILDGLEVTMVGNVASRLTESGSGIELSAGQIGIAAAVYITGACLGALFFGQLTDRFGRKKLFILTLAIYLAATVATAFAFAPWYFFICRFFTGAGIGGEYAAINSAIDELIPARVRGRVDLIINGSYWLGAAGGAVGALLLLNTAIFPADIGWRIAFGLGAIFGLVVLVVRRHVPESPRWLFIHGHEDEAERVVGEIEREVERSTGQQLDEPEGSLRIRQRKSISFVEIAKVAFTRYPKRAVLGLALFIGQAFLYNAFTFNLGTLLSNFFDVASGTVPVFYAVWALSNFAGPILLGRLFDTVGRKPMIALAYLGSSAVAVGLTVMFVSETGGVWMFMLVLGVCFFLASSGASAAYLTVSEIFPMETRALAIAFFYAVGTAVGGITGPLLFGQLIESGDRGLVAVSFLIGAAVMAVGGVVELLFGVRAEGQKLEDLAMPLTADEGDGEAADTGDDEADAERRRARAERRERVAARAERQRATQTRAWRYRPGPPPGWEGAWREPPTPGVPESALDHEIDSIARAVAENESMTIREVHRAVGARYWGPGEFRKAMREALTENRITRKSRGRVGPPSGTPNQ, from the coding sequence ATGAGTTCAGGGGTGCAGACCGGCACGATCACCACACAGGTGCCGAGTCGATTGGATCGCTTGCCGTGGTCGCGGTTCCACTGGCGTGTGGTGCTCGGCCTCGGCGGGGTGTGGATCCTCGACGGCCTCGAGGTCACGATGGTCGGCAATGTCGCGTCGCGACTGACCGAGAGCGGCAGCGGAATCGAGCTGAGTGCGGGCCAGATCGGTATCGCCGCGGCGGTCTACATCACCGGCGCATGCCTGGGTGCGCTGTTCTTCGGTCAGCTCACCGACCGGTTCGGCCGCAAGAAGCTGTTCATCCTCACCCTCGCGATCTACCTCGCCGCCACGGTTGCAACGGCTTTCGCGTTCGCGCCTTGGTATTTCTTCATCTGTCGCTTCTTCACCGGAGCGGGCATAGGCGGCGAGTATGCCGCGATCAACTCGGCGATCGACGAACTGATCCCGGCGCGCGTCCGCGGCCGCGTCGACCTCATCATCAACGGTTCGTACTGGCTCGGCGCCGCCGGCGGCGCTGTGGGTGCACTGCTGCTGTTGAACACGGCCATCTTCCCGGCCGACATCGGATGGCGTATCGCGTTCGGCCTCGGCGCGATCTTCGGTCTGGTGGTGCTCGTGGTACGGCGCCATGTGCCGGAGAGCCCGCGATGGTTGTTCATCCACGGTCATGAGGACGAGGCCGAGCGGGTGGTCGGCGAGATCGAACGCGAGGTGGAACGTTCCACCGGTCAACAGCTCGACGAGCCGGAGGGCTCCCTCAGGATCCGTCAGCGCAAGTCGATCTCGTTCGTCGAGATCGCGAAGGTCGCGTTCACCAGGTACCCGAAGCGGGCTGTGCTGGGCCTCGCGCTGTTCATCGGACAGGCGTTCCTGTACAACGCGTTCACCTTCAATCTCGGCACTCTGCTGAGCAACTTCTTCGACGTTGCATCCGGCACGGTGCCGGTGTTCTACGCGGTGTGGGCCTTGAGCAATTTCGCCGGACCCATATTGCTGGGGCGGCTGTTCGACACGGTCGGCCGGAAGCCGATGATCGCGCTGGCATACCTGGGCTCATCGGCGGTCGCGGTGGGTCTGACGGTCATGTTCGTCTCCGAGACCGGGGGCGTGTGGATGTTCATGCTGGTGCTCGGGGTGTGTTTCTTCCTGGCGTCGTCCGGAGCCAGCGCCGCATATCTCACCGTCAGCGAGATCTTCCCCATGGAGACGCGCGCGTTGGCGATCGCGTTCTTCTACGCGGTCGGCACCGCCGTCGGCGGCATCACCGGCCCGCTTCTGTTCGGGCAGCTCATCGAATCCGGGGACCGCGGCCTCGTCGCCGTGTCGTTCTTGATCGGCGCCGCGGTGATGGCGGTGGGCGGCGTGGTCGAGCTGCTCTTCGGGGTCAGGGCCGAGGGGCAGAAGCTCGAGGATCTCGCGATGCCGCTCACCGCCGACGAGGGCGACGGCGAGGCGGCCGACACGGGCGACGATGAGGCCGACGCCGAGCGGAGACGTGCACGGGCCGAACGCCGGGAGCGCGTCGCCGCACGCGCCGAACGCCAGCGGGCCACGCAGACCCGAGCGTGGCGTTACCGCCCAGGCCCGCCCCCGGGTTGGGAAGGCGCGTGGCGGGAACCGCCGACGCCCGGGGTGCCGGAGTCCGCACTGGACCACGAGATCGATTCCATCGCGCGGGCCGTGGCCGAGAATGAGTCGATGACGATCCGTGAGGTCCACCGCGCGGTCGGAGCCCGCTACTGGGGTCCCGGTGAATTCCGCAAGGCGATGCGCGAAGCATTGACGGAGAACCGGATCACCCGGAAGTCACGGGGCCGCGTCGGTCCCCCGAGCGGGACACCCAACCAGTGA
- the speB gene encoding agmatinase — MGEDHEHGPRREVPPGMAEQLDLPYAGMVSFGHRPFLTETQQLDEWRPDVAIVGAPFDIATTNRPGARFGPRAIRAAAYEPGTYHLDLGLEIFDWLEVVDFGDAYCPHAQTEVSHANIRKRVHAVAARGIIPVVLGGDHSITWPSATAVADVHGHGNVGVVHFDAHADTADNIEGNLASHGTPMRRLIESGAVPGTHFVQVGLRGYWPPQEVFEWMLEQKMTWHTMQEIWDRGFKAVMDDAVSEALAKAEKLYLSVDIDVLDPAHAPGTGTPEPGGITSADLLRMVRQLCYRHDVAGVDVVEVAPAYDHAELTVNAAHRVVFEALAGMAARRRDAAQAQPGPPAR, encoded by the coding sequence ATGGGCGAGGACCACGAGCATGGGCCGCGGCGTGAGGTGCCGCCCGGCATGGCCGAACAACTCGATCTGCCGTACGCGGGCATGGTGTCGTTCGGGCACCGGCCGTTTTTGACAGAGACGCAGCAACTCGACGAGTGGCGCCCCGACGTCGCGATCGTCGGAGCCCCCTTCGACATCGCGACCACCAACCGCCCGGGCGCGCGCTTCGGGCCACGCGCCATCCGAGCCGCCGCCTATGAGCCGGGCACGTACCACCTCGATCTCGGCTTGGAGATCTTCGACTGGCTCGAAGTGGTCGATTTCGGTGACGCCTACTGCCCGCACGCGCAGACGGAGGTGTCACACGCCAACATCCGCAAGCGCGTGCATGCCGTGGCAGCACGGGGCATCATCCCGGTCGTACTCGGTGGAGACCACTCGATCACGTGGCCGTCGGCGACGGCCGTGGCCGATGTACACGGTCACGGAAACGTCGGCGTGGTGCATTTCGACGCGCACGCCGACACGGCCGACAACATCGAGGGCAACCTCGCCAGCCACGGCACCCCGATGCGCAGGCTCATCGAATCGGGTGCCGTGCCGGGCACTCATTTCGTCCAGGTCGGGCTGCGGGGATACTGGCCGCCGCAGGAGGTGTTCGAGTGGATGCTCGAACAGAAGATGACCTGGCACACCATGCAGGAGATCTGGGATCGCGGATTCAAGGCCGTGATGGACGACGCCGTCTCAGAGGCGCTCGCGAAGGCCGAAAAGCTCTATCTCTCTGTGGATATCGACGTGCTGGATCCGGCCCACGCCCCCGGCACCGGAACTCCTGAGCCCGGCGGTATCACCAGCGCCGACCTGCTGCGCATGGTCCGCCAGTTGTGTTACCGCCATGATGTCGCCGGCGTGGACGTGGTCGAGGTGGCGCCGGCCTACGACCACGCGGAACTGACCGTGAACGCCGCGCACCGCGTGGTGTTCGAGGCGCTCGCGGGGATGGCCGCGCGCAGGCGCGACGCCGCACAGGCACAACCCGGTCCACCCGCGCGGTGA
- a CDS encoding acyl-CoA thioesterase, which yields MGGFNFAIVPRYGEVDQQGVVFNAHYLTWFDEACTAFLDHLDVSYPGLISSGLDLQVVHTEIDFVASVRWRDAVRVAVTCERIGNTSFTLGFTVFHANDATLERVAVRGRNVYVVVSGTHWTKRPVPDRLRAALGFVADEQAERIR from the coding sequence GTGGGCGGGTTCAACTTTGCGATCGTTCCGCGCTACGGCGAAGTGGATCAGCAGGGTGTGGTGTTCAACGCGCATTACCTGACCTGGTTCGACGAGGCGTGCACGGCATTTCTGGACCACCTCGACGTGAGCTACCCCGGTCTGATCTCCTCGGGCCTGGACCTTCAGGTCGTGCACACCGAGATCGACTTCGTCGCCTCGGTGCGATGGCGTGACGCCGTACGCGTCGCGGTGACGTGCGAGCGCATCGGCAACACCAGCTTCACGCTCGGTTTCACGGTGTTCCATGCCAACGACGCCACCCTCGAGCGTGTCGCGGTGCGGGGCCGCAATGTCTACGTCGTCGTCTCCGGTACCCACTGGACGAAACGCCCGGTCCCCGACCGGCTTCGCGCGGCGCTCGGTTTCGTCGCCGACGAGCAGGCCGAGCGAATCCGCTGA
- a CDS encoding threonine ammonia-lyase, producing the protein MELVTLDDISDAARRIAPDIVRTPLLSAAWGDPRRPLWLKPENLQPIGAFKIRGAFNALGRLDPDTRARGVVAYSSGNHAQAVAYAAAAYGVAAHIVMPEETPAVKVEATRGHGADVVLCGPGERERTAAELVETTGAVLIPPFDHPDIIAGQGTIGIEIAEDLADLAAVLIPVSGGGLASGIGTAIRALCPNAKVLAVEPELAADTAESLARGSVVEWPVAKRNRTIADGLRSTPSELTFAHLQRVVDDVITVSEDEIRAAVRELALKAHLVAEPSGAVALAGYRKADLPDGPAVAVVSGGNIEPTQLTAILADAQ; encoded by the coding sequence GTGGAACTGGTGACCCTCGACGACATCTCCGACGCCGCACGCCGCATCGCCCCCGACATCGTGCGCACCCCGCTGTTGTCTGCCGCCTGGGGTGATCCGCGGCGGCCGCTGTGGCTCAAGCCCGAGAACCTGCAGCCGATCGGGGCGTTCAAGATCCGCGGTGCGTTCAACGCGCTCGGCCGCCTCGACCCGGACACCAGGGCCCGCGGTGTGGTGGCCTATTCGAGCGGGAACCACGCGCAGGCCGTCGCATACGCCGCCGCGGCCTACGGTGTGGCCGCGCACATCGTGATGCCTGAGGAGACGCCCGCCGTCAAGGTGGAGGCCACCCGCGGGCACGGAGCCGATGTCGTGTTGTGCGGGCCGGGTGAGCGCGAACGTACGGCCGCCGAACTGGTCGAGACCACGGGCGCGGTGCTGATCCCACCGTTCGACCATCCCGACATCATTGCGGGCCAGGGCACTATCGGCATCGAGATCGCCGAGGACCTCGCCGATCTCGCGGCCGTGCTGATCCCTGTCAGCGGCGGTGGGCTCGCCTCCGGTATCGGCACCGCGATCCGCGCCCTGTGCCCGAACGCCAAGGTCTTGGCTGTCGAACCCGAACTCGCCGCCGACACCGCTGAGTCGCTCGCGCGGGGGAGTGTCGTGGAATGGCCTGTGGCCAAACGAAATCGGACCATCGCCGACGGATTGCGGTCGACTCCGTCGGAGCTGACCTTCGCGCATCTGCAGCGGGTCGTCGACGACGTGATCACCGTGAGCGAGGACGAGATCCGGGCGGCGGTACGGGAATTGGCGCTGAAGGCGCATCTCGTCGCCGAACCCAGCGGAGCGGTGGCACTCGCGGGCTACCGCAAGGCCGATCTCCCGGACGGGCCCGCGGTGGCCGTCGTGTCCGGTGGCAACATCGAGCCGACACAGTTGACGGCGATCCTTGCCGACGCTCAGTGA
- a CDS encoding peptide MFS transporter, with protein MGEARDAQTQRTIFGHPVGLTNLFGVELWERFSFYGMLTILGYYLYYTATDGGLGLPQATATGIVGAYGGLVYLSTVLGGWVADRVLGMERTVFYGGVVVMCGHIALALLPGLAGVGIGLVLVALGSGALKANASSLLGTLYAKDDPRCDGGFTLFYLGVNLGAFVGPLITGVLQARIGFHYGFGAAAIGMALGLAQYVVFRRNLGSHGRIVPNPLPSSSVGKVAAVVLALGIVAVALFASGVVTLANLSQTTTVVIALASIGYFAVLLTSAKVTVLERTRVRAFIPLFLANAVFWSLFQQIFTVLAIYSDERMNWSVFGWTAPSNWIGSIEPVWIIALSPVFAWLWTRLGNRAPTTPRKFGYAVIGMGVAFLLFLPMAGTTGRAVPALVVAAILALFAVSELMISPIGLSVTTKLAPEAFRAQMMALYFFSLGLGTALSGVLAGFYDPAREFTYFGILGVVAIIVGVAVFAVSPWITRLMEGVH; from the coding sequence ATGGGGGAAGCACGCGACGCACAGACGCAGCGCACGATATTCGGACACCCGGTGGGTTTGACGAACCTGTTCGGGGTCGAGTTGTGGGAGCGGTTCTCTTTCTACGGGATGTTGACGATCCTCGGCTACTACCTCTACTACACGGCGACCGACGGCGGTCTGGGGCTGCCGCAGGCGACCGCGACCGGGATCGTCGGCGCTTACGGCGGTTTGGTCTATCTGTCAACGGTTCTGGGCGGCTGGGTCGCCGATCGCGTGCTCGGAATGGAGCGCACGGTGTTCTACGGCGGCGTGGTGGTGATGTGCGGTCACATCGCGCTCGCGCTGCTCCCGGGACTCGCGGGCGTCGGCATCGGCCTGGTGCTGGTGGCCCTCGGTTCCGGTGCGCTCAAGGCCAACGCCTCGTCGTTGCTGGGCACCCTCTACGCGAAGGACGACCCCCGGTGCGACGGTGGGTTCACGCTGTTCTACCTCGGCGTCAATCTCGGTGCGTTCGTCGGGCCGTTGATCACCGGGGTTCTCCAGGCCCGCATCGGCTTCCACTACGGTTTCGGTGCCGCCGCGATCGGGATGGCGCTCGGTCTCGCGCAGTACGTCGTGTTCCGGCGTAACCTCGGCTCGCACGGCCGGATCGTTCCGAACCCGTTGCCGTCCAGTTCGGTCGGCAAGGTGGCCGCCGTGGTCCTGGCGCTCGGGATCGTCGCGGTGGCGCTGTTCGCCTCGGGTGTCGTGACCTTGGCCAACCTGTCGCAGACCACGACCGTGGTGATCGCGCTGGCATCGATCGGGTATTTCGCGGTGCTGCTCACGAGCGCCAAGGTGACGGTGCTCGAACGCACCCGCGTGCGTGCCTTCATTCCGTTGTTCCTCGCGAATGCGGTGTTCTGGTCACTCTTCCAGCAGATCTTCACCGTCCTTGCCATTTACTCCGACGAGCGTATGAACTGGTCGGTGTTCGGGTGGACCGCACCATCGAACTGGATCGGTTCGATCGAGCCGGTCTGGATCATCGCGCTGTCCCCCGTGTTCGCATGGCTGTGGACCCGCCTGGGCAACCGCGCCCCCACCACACCGCGCAAGTTCGGCTACGCCGTGATCGGTATGGGCGTCGCATTCCTGCTCTTCCTGCCCATGGCGGGGACAACGGGCAGGGCCGTGCCCGCGCTTGTCGTGGCAGCGATACTCGCGTTGTTCGCGGTGTCGGAACTGATGATCTCGCCGATCGGCCTGTCGGTCACGACAAAGCTTGCGCCGGAGGCATTCCGGGCCCAGATGATGGCACTGTACTTCTTCTCGCTCGGCCTGGGTACCGCGTTGTCGGGTGTACTGGCCGGGTTCTACGACCCGGCGCGTGAGTTCACCTACTTCGGCATCCTCGGGGTCGTCGCCATCATAGTCGGTGTCGCGGTCTTCGCTGTGTCACCGTGGATCACACGGCTGATGGAAGGCGTTCACTGA